A window from Labrus mixtus chromosome 14, fLabMix1.1, whole genome shotgun sequence encodes these proteins:
- the LOC132988619 gene encoding hexokinase-2-like, whose translation MSSTEANGDITQVSKKARMGGANRHLDGIPPDTLSKVQAYLDLFCLSQEKLRQVSAQLKKDMVRGLGKHTHQKAPVKMLPSFVRATPDGTEKGDFLALDLGGTNFRVLHVRVVEDLQKVLKMDSQICAIPKDMMLGSGQQLFDHIAKCLSDFLVSQDLKGQTLPLGFTFSFPCEQKEIDKSILIRWTKGFNCSGVEGEDVVKLLKEAIHRRGDFDIGSVAMVNDTVGTMMSCGYRDQSCEIGMIIGTGTNACYMEEMKNVKRVEGEDGRMCINTEWGGFGDDGSLRGIQTEFDVEVDKMSINPGVHTFEKMISGMYLGEIVRLLLLKLTEDKLLFEGQTSETLRTPESFLTKFISEVEEPDSGLENARRILSQLSLKCNEVDAHVVCLVCDTVSSRSACLCAAALAAIANHMRVSRKLDHLKTTVGVDGTVYRKHPNFSEELQETVRLLAPKCDITFLVSEDGSGKGAAMVTAVAQRLALQSRLLEDSDGEGDDEDEEEEEEEEDV comes from the exons ATGAGCAGCACAGAAGCTAACGGTGACATCACACAGGTGTCAAAGAAAGCCAGAATGGGCGGAGCTAACCGGCACCTGGACGGCATCCCCCCGGACACGCTCAGTAAG GTGCAGGCGTACCTGGACCTGTTCTGTCTGTCTCAGGAGAAGCTGCGGCAGGTTTCTGCTCAGCTGAAGAAGGACATGGTCCGAGGTCTGGGCAAACACACGCACCAAAAGGCGCCCGTCAAGATGCTGCCCAGCTTCGTCAGAGCCACACCTGACGggacag AGAAAGGCGACTTCCTGGCGCTGGATTTGGGTGGAACAAACTTCCGGGTGCTTCACGTCCGCGTAGTGGAGGACCTGCAGAAAGTGCTGAAGATGGACAGTCAGATCTGTGCCATCCCAAAGGACATGATGCTGGGGTCCGGTCAGCAG ctgttcGACCACATCGCGAAGTGTCTCAGCGATTTCCTCGTCTCTCAGGATCTCAAAGGACAAACTCTTCCTCTGGGCTTCACCTTCTCCTTCCCCTGCGAACAAAAAGAAATAGACAag AGCATCCTGATTCGCTGGACTAAAGGCTTTAACTGCTCGGGGGTGGAGGGCGAGGACGTGGTGAAGTTACTGAAGGAGGCGATCCACAGAAGGGGG gactttGATATCggctctgttgccatggtgaacgACACGGTGGGCACCATGATGAGTTGCGGCTACAGAGACCAGAGCTGTGAGATCGGCATGATCATCG GTACGGGGACCAACGCCTGCTAcatggaggagatgaagaaCGTGAAGCGCGTGGAGGGCGAGGACGGGCGCATGTGCATCAACACGGAGTGGGGCGGCTTCGGAGACGACGGCTCCCTGAGAGGAATCCAGACAGAGTTTGACGTGGAGGTGGACAAGATGTCCATCAACCCGGGCGTCCACAC TTTCGAGAAGATGATCAGCGGGATGTATCTGGGAGAAATAgtccggctgctgctgctgaaactAACGGAGGACAAGTTGCTGTTTGAAGGACAGACGTCGGAGACGCTGCGGACGCCCGAGAGCTTCCTGACCAAGTTCATCTCAGAGGTCGAAGA GCCGGACAGCGGGTTGGAAAATGCTCGGAGGATTCTCTCACAGCTGAGTCTGAAGTGTAACGAGGTCGATGCCCACGTGGTTTGCCTGGTCTGCGACACCGTCTCCTCTCGCTCCGCCTGTCTCTGCGCCGCCGCCCTGGCTGCCATCGCCAACCACATGAGGGTGAGCCGCAAGCTGGACCATCTGAAGACCACGGTGGGGGTGGACGGGACGGTGTACAGGAAGCATCCAAA tttcaGCGAGGAGCTTCAGGAGACGGTGCGCCTCCTCGCCCCCAAGTGTGACATCACCTTCCTTGTCTCCGAGGACGGCAGCGGGAAGGGCGCTGCCATGGTAACGGCTGTGGCACAGCGGCTGGCTCTCCAGTCGCGGCTGTTGGAGGACAGTGACGGCGAGGGAGacgatgaggacgaggaggaggaggaagaggaagaggacgttTAA